A window of Sebastes umbrosus isolate fSebUmb1 chromosome 6, fSebUmb1.pri, whole genome shotgun sequence genomic DNA:
ATATCAGAAATGACCCCTTGACCCTGATGATATATGCCAGTGAAGGGTGAGTCTGCTCTCCATGCAACATTAAGAACACGGTGGATAAGCACATTACTCACCTGTCGTCCCATCCGGTTGTTATGTATCCTCATGCGAGCGTGGATGTCTCTTGGAGACCCGCGGGAGTCGAGCCAGTCCCTGGAAAAACGGTCCCCGAAACGGACGTCATGACTGCAGCCCCCCCCACTCCCACGTCTCCTGCATGGAGCTCAGCTCATCTGGTAAAGGCTTGAGCAGGGCGGAGGGGTGGGTGGAGCGCAGGTTAGCGGGCAGGTCGCCATGGTGACTGTTTAGCTCTGAGGGTAATGACCGCGCCATGCCGAGGCCTACTCCACCCTTCTGCAGGgtctgcagctgcagctgtgtgAGCTTCAGCCGGATCTTGTCATCGTCCTGGCGACGCTTGGCCTCGCAGCCACACCCCCGCAGCTTGCCCATGCTGCAGGCCGAGGCCACAGAGTGAGCCACACCCGCTGCCAACAGGGCCAGAGAGAAGGCACTCTCACGAAAACCTAGAAGCAGGAGATACACACTCGAAGAGTTGAAAACGATAAACAGTGCAGCTCTAGAACAGTGTGTGCAGAACAATCTCTACTGTCATACCTACACCCCACCACCCCTTTAACCTAGGTCACATTCTGACCATCATGAGCTTGCCTCAGGCTCTCACCCCTGTTGAGGATGGTGTTGTGGTGGGGAAGCTTGCCAAGGCCCTCCAGCGAGGAGCAGTTCCAGCGCTGGTCCCGGAGCTGGTGCTGGCATTCGTGGATGGCCACCTGGATGCCCTGCAGAGCAGAGGCCGTCACATCCGGGCTCCGCACACACATCCGCATCTGACGTTTACTGAGGCCTGCCAGCCTCAGACACACCGAGTTAGGGGTTAGCACTGGATCTCCTGCCACCTTCAGGCTGAGGATATCATTACACAGcaccctgcagagagagagagagagagagagagttagtgGGGGGGTCATCAGAGCTGGTCAGGAGTTCATTAGTCAAATCCAGAGAAGTATGTTGCAATAGAAAGATGTTTTGGATGCTTCAGAAAATGAGAAATATACAAAAACCAGGCAGATTTAAGACAGATACACTACAAAATGAATCTCATCTCTAAGGGATTTGCTGAATACACTTacattaaaatgtgtaaatCAGTTGCACAAGTATTTACTACAGAGGTTCTACAGATGTTGCTTAAAGCAGGGAGAATGTAACTCTAAACAGATCATCCAGTTGTGAAGTCCCAAAAGCGGAGAGCCAAAATACATCTGATGGAGAAATAACAATAGTTGGATTTACATTGAATTGACTTTTCAAAGGCTACAAAATTAGCAAACAATAATTGCAATGTTTCAATATCACACAGAATCAGCCTGTGAAATCAGAGGCAGATGTTTCACTTTTGAActaaatatgttaaatattcGTTTGAGATCACACAGTCATACACAGTAACTTCATGTAGCAAGAAACCCGCATGTAACACCAACTTCTCCTGGCGCTCTCCAAGTGCACTCACGTTAACGCAGGTGACAGAAGTGCTGCTGCCAAAATCAGGAATTGGTCCCAACGGAGTTTGTTTGATAGCTCCATTTTGTTAAGCGTCTGTCGCGACGTGACATTAAAACACACTGGTGATATAAAGTCCTGTAGCGAATAAgaatatcaacaaaaaaaaaaaaaaaagaagaagaagagtggagTATTATCGATGCACCGCCAAACGAGCAGAAGAGTAAAGAAGACGGAGAACAGAGGAGCtcggtggagagagagagtaaacgagaggagggggagaaagagagaggagaggagagaggaggaggagatgcctCCACAGGCGGCTGTTTGCAAAATATTGGCCAACGTGAAAGTTGGATCACCAGTTGATCATTTTATCATTTGAGAGTGTTATGATTCAACCCAAGCGTAAAATGTCTCCAAAGTTTTTACGCACAAGCATCACTTTCCAAGAAGTGCGCACAACGGTCTCAAAGTGTTAGTAGATCATCTAAAATACTGGATCATATaaagatatttaagataagataagataagatgaacctttattattaatccccggagggaaattcaggtgtcaaagcagcaaaacatcagcaaacagagtgaaacacaggagaggtataaaggtatacaaaaatgataaaaatagagatataaaagatacagagtgaatgaagTGAACaaagtgtgtacagtccgtcaataaataattgTGGTATTTAcaatacataaatgtaatatgtgcatatgtgcagtctataaagtggtatatataggatgtatagtgtaaagtaagtgtgccagtggttagagtccaagatggttgcagataattaaaaggtagatagtgcatgtttaaagttattttaatccatttaataggatatataaatattaatgtatttagCTTTTTTATTGGTGGGTATACGGTGATTATATAGTTAGTATGTTTTggagagaaagaacaaagaaaggctcactaaaatgaaatatggagaGTCAAAGAAGATTTTGTTCATAAAGGGGTGAGTTAAATGATGaatggtggaggggggggggggggggtggggagtGCTGCTGGTTCCACTGTACGACAgggaggcagcagcaggcaggCGGATCCACTAACAGACCCTCCAACAATACTGTTTCATGTGATCCCCCCTTTCCTCccacctccatcctccatcagAGCGGCTGTTCCTCATTGTTGCGTTTGAAACAACTTCACTTTGTCACTCCAAAGTCTTTATTTCAGAGTATAAGATTATACACATAAATTAAAGGGAGTGACAGGTCTGATTTGGAGGATTATTTAtcacatgatgtaaaaaaaaaaaaaaaggcaaataacACTTCACGTCATGGAGCCACGAAAACGGGTATGTGATGCGTCATAGGAAGTATAGGGCCTTAATggctttttaatttaaaggtcccatattgtaaaaagtaagatttttatgtcttttatattataaagcaggtttaagtgctttataaatactgtgaaagtatcgaagcgctcaatatacagagaaatacacacagcccgtattaagaaattgtgcgtttgaaacaagccgttaggatttctgtccatttgtgatgtcacaaatatacaatatttagaccattacacggttttaaacgtaaacattctaaatgtgtcccggtttattcctgttgctgtgtatgtgaataacatcagctgacaagaagtaaacatggacccaactgttgccaggcaacgtaattttgttgcaattccgttgaaatgcactaaaacggagcatttcagacaagagggtaaatacagatatattcaagcagacagaatgaggaaaataaagtatttttttaacattaaatcatgtaaacatgttctagtagaaatacaaaataaaagtatgaacctgaaaatgagcatgatatgggacctttaaattcatCTTATGCATATTTAAGACTACCAAAACAGCATCTCAACTATCTATTCAAATTCGTTTTTCATGCTCAGTAATGAGGCCTATGTGAAACCAGATacactggaaaaacaaaccTATAGAATCTACTCAATATATGTGAGGTAACAATTTGCACTCAGTTTGGTTGGATAGATTTCACCCTATGTTTTGAGTAAAGAGTACCTTAATTTAACAGCTATGACACACTAGAAGAAATTAGGTGAAGTCTGCCCAACATTTCTCACTAAATTAAACAactaattgcttttttttttttttaattatgttgcAGTTGTAACTGTTAATAAACAGGTAACGGAGATAGAATTTAcccattattatatattttccttGCTGACTAATAtaaatgagaacattttaaaCCATTTGCATGAGTTATATCTACTGCCCTCCAAAATccttttttacagtgtacccAGGCCTTCTGATATAGGACTTGGTTATAGGGTGATGTGGCATCTAATCAATCAGCATATTGATCCAAATTACGCATGAATCAACAGGTCCATGGTGAGACAACTAATTatttcacaaattaaaaatgtttcccTCTACTAGATTTTACACAATAACAGACATTGCTTGCTGGAATCGAGGAAGGTGCATGTGGGCTACTTTCATAAAATTAAGTTAAAACCCCCTCCTCGAACACGCTGGTTCGCATATAGTGACACCAATTCATCTAATCTCCTTCCATTCCCTAAGCTGCGGCAATGAAAAGTGCATTAGCATTCTGCCTTGGCGTGTATATCTAAGTGGCTTAAAAAGTGATTTGAAGTTGATTTGTATATAAAAGGCCCCCCTTTATCCGGATTGAAGCTCTAATCTGCTCGGTGTCGCATGACTGCTCCAGGAAACTCGTTTGAGCACCTTCATATAAGGCTGGGAGTATAAACGTAGGGATGGCTGTCATTAAATcccttttttttacaaaagccCCACTTCCTTTTACTGTCATctcaggggagagagagagagagagagagagagagagagagagagagagagagagagagagagattattcAAACTGCAACCGCTGCAGTGACtaatgtggaacatgcaaatTAGCAGATAAATGTCACATAATGAAACATTCCCTCCATGAACCGACATGGAGAAGTTTTTGGGGACATTGCAGCCCTTTAGCTCCTAGTAGTCTGGGGTTAGATGGAGATGCCACAAAGTGGCTCAAGCTGTGATTACACTGGGCTACATGTGCGTCGAGGGAGGTCTGCAGGCCAGATGTTTGGAATGGTTTTTATTCCTCTTCTTTTCCTGGTTCATCAGATCATACATCAAAACATCTGATTTGAGACCATATTTCATCTCTCCCAAGCTCCACAGACACAAAAAATTAAGTAGCCCAGCATGCAGTGTGAGTTCTATGACAACTAAGAGCTTATTATTGCGTCtttctacattattattatttattatttttatttaaaagggaccatgtacagtttaaaacataaatttgatgcaccgtaccagattatagctttaagaTAATTCACATCTGTAGTCTGATTttggcaggtcaaaacaaagaaacataccacagtcatacaagaaagaacatacacaatacacagctacacacaatagcacatcacAAAGTATGCTTGTCAAGTAAAAGCAAGTCATGAAGACCATGGAATAAAGATCAGTGAGTACAAGTCATTCAAGTTTCGTTGTGAGTGTGCGTCTTGGGCTCTCATAGTTTTTGTTTATTGGGCCTAATCTTAAATtagtatgaaaatataataagaCACTCttcataaaatgttatttataattggtgcaataatgtgtgtgttaaggAAAACGAAACGAGCAGAAATGTCCTTAGTCACTGCACATTTTGAGAGCGCATTttggagaaaggaggaggaggagatgcgGTTATAGGGAGTAGGCTAATCCAACCACCGGGTAAAAAAGGGCAGTTTTTAGATGGCTCATATTCCGCTGTAACTGTATTGCACCGTGACACCAGCTTTTGAGCAGAGAGCAGGAGCACAGAACCGGGCGCACCcacagcacagcagcagcaacacatcaCTGCTTCATGGGACACTTCTCCTTTTTCTGCAAGAAAGACTGGATGTGGATGCAAGGAGTGGGAAAATACAGGGAATCGATTATGTGCTGACCGTGAGATTCCACAAGTAATATGCGCAACTCTTGTGGATTATTTTCCCTTACTCTTCCTTTCTCCTTTTCTGCCCCAGTTGTGTTTCCTTATTCATTGTGCGCCCCTATGAAGAGCATTAACTATCCCTCCCTCCAATCCTATTGAAAAGGCtctccgaaaaaaaaaaaaaagacagagggagaTGAGAGCAGCAAATCCCTTTTTTATTCCCCTCGTAGCGCTCAATAAGAGAAGAATGTGTTGCCTATCAGTCACCGAGGGGATCAAGTCTTCGGGACTGTCCCACGCGTTCAATGCGCCGTGCAGAGCATCActactgagagagacagagtgaagaggACAAGaggacaacagcagcagcagcagcagcagcagcagcagcagcatcatcctGCTCTGGACACTTCACATCATTTAGCAACCTGTCTCCACTCAGGATCCCTTCAAGTCAATTAAGGGCTCACCTTTCAACTCCTCTCGGTGAGTATATATAGCCTAAACATTGCAGTATTTTGATCATAATCCAGTAGATCATAATGATAAAATATcacatgtaataaaaaaaaaaatgcaatcctCAGACTTCTatctattttttcttattttaggtttattttattacaatttgTTATGTattaaaacatgaatgaaagaCCTAGAAGCAGATTCAACcaggagctgtctgtgtttctgaatattttcactttaacgttggcttcaacatttgattttaatgtgttttgtatgatattatgctatgtatttatttttttgcatttgttttatgttgtgtcgtctgaaactttaatgtatgtttaaatgctacTGTCTTGGCcatcaggtctctcttgcaaaagagattcttaatctcaatgagtactacctggttaaataaaggttgaaaaaaataaataaaagtatatttgTGCTGGAGAATAATTGTCAAAGACATTTGGACACTATAGGACTATAACTTTATCTATAAGCAAATAAATCCAATTtgacatcttcctcctcctcttatatTATGCCCTGAAGAGACGATGAGGAGTCTGGCTCTGCTGTTAGGGGTGAAAGCCGCCTGCATCCTGCTggtgtcctctctctctggcaCCGGGGCTGTCAACAACAGCGGCCGGTGGTGGTGAGTACCATCATTTATATACATTCAATCCCTTATCAGCATCCTTTAACCACTGAAAACGTTTCTATTTAACGCTACGGTGTTTTATTGCCACATTCCGTGCTGCATGCATGCTCGAAATAATGTGTTAGTTTTGGCACAGTTACCAACTTCTGTTCAGcctttgaggagaaaaaaaaaaagaagagcaacCGCATGATATTAAAGcttgtgggattttttttttttttttttttttataaatgcattGTCCTTGAATTAGCTACAGCAGACTTAACAATAAACGAATTACATTTGTAATGGGCCCTAATTACAGGTTTACCTTTTTATTTGCGGTGGATTTAATtgactctctctttctcgctgCTTCCCCTGTCATTTGGACATTGTGGTTTTGAACGCGAGACAACATTTTTCAGTGCAATGTGGgataaattaaatatgaatttatttaataGCTGAAAGGAATCCCATAGGAGGTTTTGTGTTGATTTATAATAGCCTACTGtacattcctctctctctatatactgCGACCTAAAACTTGACAATTTCGCAATATTTTGTTGTGCtacagaaagcaaaaaaaaaatctgtttagtttttctttgattttgtttaaaaaaaatctataaactGTGAGTTTGTGTTTGCTGAGATAATGATTTAACGAAATCATTAGGGGCATTAGATGGACACTGTAATGGCTTTTTACGCACAACATCAGGCGTTTTCAAATATGTCAAATGTCAGCTGAAATCCATGAAAACATctaggaggaaaaagaaaaaaaaaacaccgcgGAGTTGTTGGAatgaagaaaacatccaaaaagaCGACATGATTATTAATGTTCCCAGGCCTCACCACACAGCCGTCTGGGTCAGCCCTCTAACAGGCCAAGACTCGCACCGCTTTTCTGGATGATAATGCTCAACAGGAGACGCAGCTACATGTCCACACAGAAATCTCACAGACATGGCCAGCAGATAAAGTGGAAAATTATACAGCAGCTTGTGCACTAGAAATGTTCTGAAACctgaccaccaaaatctgaaATCTGGAGAAAACTGGAGAAGCGCAGGTGCCATATTTGGACACAAAATGGTTATAAAGCCAAATACCAGAACATTATCTGATATCATGTGGAAAAGGGACAACATTAAGtgacttattaatattataaaaatataatgtgaCATAAAGCGtatgagtttttaaaaaaaacttttttggcAGAgtgcattttacatttacagcatACAAAACTATAAAGGCCTTATGTTTAGTGACTTGGGACATTTTGGACAGGATGATCATATTTGGAGGTGAGATTGGACAATCTAATCTAAAAGTGTAGCCCACTTCTTGTCAGCTTTTGGAAAAGAGAATGATGCTTAACAAGACAACACAGATGCAAACTTGTGAGGGAGTATTGCCACTCAGCTGTGTAACAGATGCTGAATATTAGTTATAGGTTCTATAAAAGATTTTAATAATGAAACTGATAAACGTCATTGTATCTGGTTCAGATCCAAATGATTTATAAAGAGGTAGAAATATAGTTTCATTATATTTGCCAAGCCAGAAACCTGCATTCTGTCTCCTCATTGTCTTTAAACAGTGTGTCACTGTTGTACATAATGAAAGTTGTGATTTTAAAAGGCACAACCCTCATGAGATGCCAGGACACATCACTTTGAGAATTTCAAGGGTCACAAAAGGAGCTACGTGCATAAAGTGCCAGCTCCTTGACTCTTGATTTCCTTTGTTCTTGTGTCGTGCCAGGGGTATTGTCAATGTGGCCTCCTCATCCAACCTCCTCACCAATTCCAAGAACGTGCAGTTGGTCCTGGACCCGAGCCTGGCCCTACTGAGTCGTCGCCAACGCCGGCTGATTCGGCAGAATCCTGGCATCTTGCACGCCATCGCTGCAGGGCTGCACACTGCCATAAAGGAGTGCAAGTGGCAGTTCCGCAACCGCCGCTGGAACTGCCCGACCACCCACAGCCCGGCAGTTTTTGGGAAAATTGTCAATCGTGGTGAGCCTCTCTTGTCTTTCTCACCAGGCATTATTTTGGGCAATTTTGGCCAGGACGGAATCTCTTGTACACATTTAAAAGGCTTTGTCTCTGAATATTTTCCAATTTGGGGTAAAAAATGTGGCAAAGCCAAGTCTAAAAAGCTGGAATTGGTTCTGATGGGAAGTTTTTATGTTGTTTCCTCAGGTTGCCGAGAGACGGCGTTTGTATTTGCCATCACCAGCGCAGGGGTGACCCACGCTGTGGCTCGCTCCTGCTCAGAAGGGGCCATTGAGTCGTGCACATGCGATTACCGCCGCAGAGGTCCTGGAGGGCCAGACTGGCACTGGGGGGGCTGCAGCGACAATGTCGACTTTGGCCGGATGTTCAGCCGGGAGTTTGTGGACTCCAGTGAGAGGGGCAGAGATCTGCGCTACCTCACCAACCTACACAACAATGAGGCTGGCAGAATGGTAAGGATCTGATACTCAAACATGCCACGAGTCAGAATTCCCCAAATCTTCAAATGTATTTCCACTTTGTGAGATTTCATCCTTTGGTCTCTTCCCATCTGCAGACTGTGTCATCAGAGATGCGTCAGGAGTGTAAGTGCCACGGCATGTCGGGCTCCTGCACCGTGCGCACCTGTTGGATGCGCCTGCCCAGCTTCCGCACAGTGGGAGACTTCCTTAAGGACCGCTTTGATGGTGCATCCAGGGTTGTTTATGCAAACAAGGGAAGCAACCGTGCCTCTCACCGAGCCGACCCACGACATCTGGAGCCTGAAAACCCGGCTCACAAACCCCCCTCTGCCATGGACCTGGTCTATTTTGAGAAATCACCAAACTTCTGCTCCTATAACGGCAAAACTGGCACTTTGGGAACTTCTGCGAGAACGTGCAACAGCTCTTCTCCAGGCCTGGACGGATGTGAGCTGCTCTGCTGCGGACGTGGGTTTAAGACCCGGACTGAGAGCGTGACCGAACGTTGCCACTGCACCTTCCACTGGTGCTGTCATGTCAGCTGCTTGAACTGCACCAGCACACGAACGTTACATGAGTGTCTATGATCGCGGGTGGAAGTGAATATTTAGGCATATTTGAAAGGCAAAGAAGAATTTTCTTAGCAAAACAGGTAGTCGGCTGAGAAAGCCACTAGTTTGAGATGTGAGGTAGAAGCTAGAAAAGCTTCAAGGCGGGTAAACTGATACAGGGAACTCTTTGgcacaaaaaaatcaatcagtGTTTTTGAATGGAGAAAAGCACAAATATGAACAGGGTATAGAGGGAGTATATGTGCTTGCTCCTTGCCTTTGATGCTTAACAGTATTAAGAGGGTATTTAAACACTACAACCATCCATGTAGAATGGATATCATCCACATCCCTCAAGTGTTTACACTGTGGATAAATAGAAATAGAAGCAAAGGGACGAAATGATGTGGTGGAGAATCGATTGCTGTAACCAGGTACTACTAGAGCCTCCTTCTCCCCCACTGAGGGCAGAGACTGGACACAATGTTTCACAGATGTTTCTGTGGCCAGAGAGCCACAAACATGTGCTCTTGTAAACTGGTGAAGACCTCTAACAAGAAGGGGAGttatttaacaaaacaaaaatctgtgttttattttcttttgctgGCTTCTCTCACGTGAAACTGTGTGAAGTTTATCTCGAGGGATGGGTCGTCAGATTGTGTACTGGATGCAGCCCAGCCACTTGTAATCTCCTCACCACATTTGCCCTTTATATTTAGATTTCTCTGGAGTTGAATACACTTCAATCCTGATTTGCCATTCTGACTTGTACCACACGATGGTCCTGATGTTACATGACTGGGGCCGGTGCTCGCCAAGGGAAACAGAAACTGACTGAACAAATCTTACTGAGGCGATGTAATTTGAATGTATTATCAATACACTGAATATCATGGCATGAGTAGATGAAGTTTGTGAGGGgtcaacattaaaaaaagaaatgaaatgtgaCCTGCAGAATCTCGCCATGCTCTCAAAATGAAAATGCCATTCTGAGATGAACATTGAATTAACAAAAAGACATTAAATTCCTCTTAATGCACGAGTGTGTCGCATTAAACCGGTCCAGGTTTAAAGTAGACGTATGTGTATTACTTCAGGCTATAGGCTGTAAGAAGCAgctaaacattttatttgaaagaaAACAGCCTCTGCAGAAGAGATCATTCTGTATATCAGCTATGAGAACCAAAATGctgtaaatattaaaatatatgaatatatttataatgacgTCATTTGTAAGTTTGCTcaattttttctattttggtgTAATGTAgctgacacaaaaaaaaagactcttaCTAGAAACAGATTATCACGTCTTTGCttgtttcctgtaaaaacatgtgtgttcatgcactgaatatttaccttttttttattagtgtaaatacaaaatatttatttctgaGGATTTTTATACTGTTATAGAGAGATGTAAgagaggacttttttttttttagattttaatcAAAAGATTTAGGCCCCAGTTGGTTTTGTATTGTATGATAGAACAATAAAGTCTATATTTTCAATTAAGTTGCCCTCCTGAATGTGTCAAAAGATGCTATTATGTCTGTTGTAGTCTGTGTTTGAGATAGTTTTGACAACCAACCAAGTGAACATATAAGCCTGTCCCTGGGTGTCCTCTGCTTAATCCTATTACCACCACCAAAGCAGCCTCTTTCTCCGGCTCACAAAACATCCCTGCATCTGTGCTCCCAACCGCAGGAGACGGCCCTTGCTTGTCCAGCCACATAccttattttatacagtataggATTTTACTGCATTGAATGTTTTGCTTCATTTGCTTAATGttggatataaataaataatgaaaatctaGAATCTCTCCCCGAGCCCTGGCAACCTGACTAACCACGGGAGTTTGGAGAGCTTTGCACTTTCTCCATAGTCCACCACAGCACAGGAGCAGCCACAGTCATCCAGAAATAAGGCCACCAACACGCACCCAAAAGGCTAATAACAGAGCAACAAAGTTGTAGCTGTAAGGGGAAACAGGGTGACATAGGAACAAGGACAGGGATGAGAAATTTTCTGAATTACAGTCTTTATGTTACATGGTAAAAAATGAGGGATCACAAGGGGCTTCTTTTGCCTGTGGAGAGAATGGTCAGCATCTCAAAGAATGTATAAATCTGTAGACCTAGGGGGGTTGATCACAGGGTAATACATCGGATTGCTTCAAAACACTAGTATTACTGGATAACGGGTGAAcacattatttgtatttaaatacaaTGTGACAAATAGAGAGAAAGTAAGCTCAAAAGCTCACAAATGTGAAAACGATCCTGGCTTGAGAGAGAATTGATAGAAacacagaaagaaacaaaagaaagagaaagtggCAGACCGATTTAAGAAAAGAAGAGGGAAGGCAGAGTTCAAATCCCAGGCGTGAGAGTGAGGTGGGAGAGTTGGTAGagggagtgagtggagggggtGCTGCCTGTGGGAGTGCTGAGGAGTCAGTGATAATTAGCTCAATTAGTGACAAAGGCAGTGTAATAAATACCGACTTAGTGTCTGGGTCCCTGCTGGCCTCTCCCTGCGCAGCCTGCGATGTGGCCCTGGCCTGACGGACAATTCATTAAACTGACAAAATACCCCACCGTCCAGGCGTGACGCAGCGAGTTAGCCCCCTACAGGCCCAGCTCATTGTTCTAATTGTCTGGGCT
This region includes:
- the wnt10b gene encoding LOW QUALITY PROTEIN: protein Wnt-10b (The sequence of the model RefSeq protein was modified relative to this genomic sequence to represent the inferred CDS: deleted 1 base in 1 codon), with amino-acid sequence MGLQKERWRGCGRPVDDEVMEMLGGHGHCDAGWLLLWNCHLPKRVLCNDILSLKVAGDPVLTPNSVCLRLAGLSKRQMRMCVRSPDVTASALQGIQVAIHECQHQLRDQRWNCSSLEGLGKLPHHNTILNRGFRESAFSLALLAAGVAHSVASACSMGKLRGCGCEAKRRQDDDKIRLKLTQLQLQTLQKGGVGLGMARSLPSELNSHHGDLPANLRSTHPSALLKPLPDELSSMQETWEWGGCSHDVRFGDRFSRDWLDSRGSPRDIHARMRIHNNRMGRQVVTENMKRKCKCHGTSGSCQFKTCWHVSPEFRLVGSLLKEKFRSAIFVNSQNKNNGVFNPRTGNGAGGSTGGLNGGRRRTMSRELVYFEKSPDFCERDASVDSPGTQGRICNKTSYGTDSCGSLCCGRGHNILKQTRSERCNCRFHWCCYVLCEECRLTEWVNVCK
- the wnt1 gene encoding protein Wnt-1, whose product is MRSLALLLGVKAACILLVSSLSGTGAVNNSGRWWGIVNVASSSNLLTNSKNVQLVLDPSLALLSRRQRRLIRQNPGILHAIAAGLHTAIKECKWQFRNRRWNCPTTHSPAVFGKIVNRGCRETAFVFAITSAGVTHAVARSCSEGAIESCTCDYRRRGPGGPDWHWGGCSDNVDFGRMFSREFVDSSERGRDLRYLTNLHNNEAGRMTVSSEMRQECKCHGMSGSCTVRTCWMRLPSFRTVGDFLKDRFDGASRVVYANKGSNRASHRADPRHLEPENPAHKPPSAMDLVYFEKSPNFCSYNGKTGTLGTSARTCNSSSPGLDGCELLCCGRGFKTRTESVTERCHCTFHWCCHVSCLNCTSTRTLHECL